The Pyrus communis chromosome 8, drPyrComm1.1, whole genome shotgun sequence region TTCGAGTCATTGATGTTAACGGGGCATTTCCTAAGACAAGCTAACTCTTTCGAGATATTCCGGGACTTGGTACAAATCCGAACCAAGGGAGACAAGATGACGTTCTCAAAGCCCAAGTCCACCTCGATCTAAAAGTCCCCTAGCATTCGTCATTTTGCAATCAAATTGGAGTTCTCCTACTAACAAATTAGagtattttgaaaaatcacttgtcaaagacaaataaaagaaatcattctattattttagttgattcTGTAACATTTCACATCGACCAACAGAgaaggggtgatgtgccttatatgtacatgcccacctccatatagcatgaggcattttgggaactcattggcttcggattccatcggaactccgaagttaagcgagttcggctGAGTGCATTCTCATGAtaggtgatccactgggaagttctcgtatgagttcccagaaacaaaaccgtatgGCCGTGGTCGGGATCCAAAACGGACACTATCGTGCTACAGCGGAATTGAGACTAGGATGTGACAGATTCTCACAAGGAACAAAGAAAATCTATACCTTGTTGATTCCTACGAAATACCCAAGTTGATAGAACAAAAAAGAATAAACTCTTACTTCTACTTTAACGTCCAAAACTCGCTGCGAATCTAGGCGTACATAGATTTACAGGCTTTATCCCCCATCCCATACATTGAACTCACCACCCAAATTAACGTGAAAGATGGACCCAATTAATCCCAATACAATGAGCCTAGTACCAAATCTTATGACCACTCTAAGATAATCCTAGTTCATACAACATCGTTAAAGTCAAAATAATTTTCTAATGCACAGCATGGACTTCCTCGTGCATAAATTTTATCACAGTAATTCATATATGTGAGTGCTACTTCATCTGCATTAGGTATGCATACACGTGGCAAAAATATGGATAAAATGACGCTTTCAAATGATAAATAGCAAATTATAACTTTAATTTCACTATCGTAGATGACGTTTTATTGCAATGACGGAAGTTAATTATGTTATGCACCTAAGAACTAACAATTTAACTTGCTAGGGCTAATtgttagttaaaaaaaaaaaactgaaacccACACCCGCCCTCCAATATTCCCCTCCTACACAAAGTAGCAAAACAGGATAAAGAGAATCAtattaaaacactaaaattgGCTTGTGATATCCGTCACCACACGACAGTTTGCTTCCCCAAAATCCAACTTCCATTTTACATAGTGCCCACAGATCCCTCTATTATCCAGCATATCCTCTTCACAATGttacactaattttttttaattaataattatacaGATGCGATGTAACAATCGTGTCATTCACGAGAAATTTGCATAGGGCTTAGTTTGTCATTAATTATGTTGAGTGGCATTACTAACCACTTAAAACTCGTTGCGTTCTTAtcattaatttcctaattattATACACGAGAATACTTTTGCTCACTACTCTTAAATGATGGTAATTTTCACCACCCTCTTTATCACCGCCgtttgatgaatttaaattttcaattgttGGTATTGTCATTCAATAGTGAGGGCGAGCCTTGGTGAACGgaaatgttgtttttttgtGACCGAAATGTCACGGGTTTGAATCATGAAAACAACCAATTTGCAAAGTAAAGGTAAGACTGCGTAGGATAGATGTTCCCCTAACCCTCGTAGTGCAGGAAACCTTGTTGGCTTGGGAGTAGTATTACTCAATATTGTTAAATGGCAATTTAAGCTGCACGTAAAATGATACATAATGTTGCACGTGGCTTCAATGCTAAGTAACACTCTATGACTATTTTAACCATTAAACTCCTTTATCACAACAattatatcttttattttcaatctcaattatTTTCGttaactaattataaaaaaaaaaaatgcataactTGTATTATGAGTAATGCTtgggagaccaaaattttaaatgaaatttacaaaccaaatgacATGAACGATGGTGAAATATAAAGACAGGAAATTCAGGAATATCTGAATCTTTGGATTGTAAATGTCGGAGTCACCAAGGAAGTTGGGATTTTCCGAAGCAAAAGAAACAGTCATGGAGTTTTTTGTCTGTTTGTTGTTGGCGGGAAGAGGCTTTTGGGTTGATTTAAATATCTGAGAAAGTTGCAAGGAAAAAACAATGAGATCAGCAGCTTGCTTTTTTCTGCTTGAAAGAACGGCTTTTTACCATTTTTACATGCCATTTGGCATTCAACTGGATAAACCCAAATTGCCCAGGTGAGTCCTTTACATGGTGGTGGTGATTAACAAGTATCTGGGTGTGGAAATTAgagtctagagagagagagagagagagagagagagagagagagagagagggttggtAACTTTATATGAATGTGTAGGTGGGTGGGGAGCAGAGGAAATTTATGCTTATGAAATGTTTGATCCTTGGTCTGAAAGAGAGTAGATTAGCTAAAGAAGGAGTCGTGTGTTGTAATGTGTTGGCTGTATATTGTGAATTGGAGCGGAGAACTAGTTTCTGATGTTAAATGGGTGGGTAAAGATCGGTGCTTTCTTTCGATATTCCTTTCGTGTTTGTGTGTAATGTGTTGGCTATGTATATTGTGGATTGGTGTACAACTAGTATGTGATGCTAAAAGGGTGTGTGCAAATCTGTGCTTTCTTTCGATATTGTTTCCGTGTTTGTTTTCTGAACTTGAGGTGGTAATGGTGTTGCAGGGACTATTTCGTAGAGTATAGTGAGTTGATCAAGTTGCAGCCTTTGGAAGGCGTAAACTATATATTCTACAATCTGTCCGTTTCTCACAAGTGCAAGGTATGTTTTCGTTCACCTCTCTAGTCTTTGCCCTTGTGTCCGCATTTTTGCTATATGAAGAAGATAAGTAATTCGCTCGTATGAGATGTAACTGCTATTGCGTTCTCTTATTCAACTCTTAAATGTATGAATAGCATGCTTTCAGCCTAGTTGCCATTTTTACTTGAATTTTAACTATTCTAAAGTTCAAATGGATAGAGGCACAAGGAGCTTTATAGTCTTGTAGACTAGGCAATTAGCACTTGGGGTAACCTTCTGTGTTTGTAACCAAAAGTCAGCTCTTTACATCAATTTGTACTCTATTGAGTTTGACGGAGAATTTTCAGAAACATAGTATAACTAATTTTTGTACCAATGTATGAAATGTGAATACTTGCAATTGATTACTTAGACAGTGTCTAAATCCAGGAACAACTTCTTGGTTTTCccctcttttcttttcataatcGACCCTTCCATTTTCTACTTTCCATCCAATCTTCACACTAAAATGACCTTCTGTTCTTATAGCCAAAAGTCAGATTGTTACATCAGTTCATACTCTATTGAGTCTGACAGAGAATTTTCGAAGCACATGGTGCTGTGTTTATGCATGAAATGTGAAACTTACAGAACTTTAATCAGCAATGGATCAGTTGGATGGTGTCCAAATCCAGAAAGATATTCAAGGTCTTCCCCATCTTTCCATTTGATGATCCAACCTCCATATTCCCCATCTTGACATTTTCCCTTTTCTGGCAACTGTAGAGTTTTTATGGCCATAAGGAAAGACAAATAGCTGATACGGCTTTTTATTCTTTGTGAAATAATAAATGGTGTAAGCCAAGATGTTCTATTCATTCATTGTTATATACATTGGTGGACTGTCTGCACATGAAATCTTGTATGAGTTATAAAAACTAAGAATATGTACCTAGCTCCAATTTCAGCCTTCTAGACTTTGAGCTTCATTTGAAATATCAGGTTTTCCCAACATCGGTTTATTCTCTTTGTTCTTCTCACTGTCCTTACTGGATAGTTGCACAAATGCTCTTGTTTTCGTGTAATAACAAACAATGATACACATAACATAAGAGTTTGGTTTCTGGAACTGTAGATTTGGGTTTATCACCAACTGTAGTTATAACCTTATGCTATTTATGGACAATCTTGTGTACGGTTACCTATAACTGGGAGTTAGAACTAGAACAAAGTTGAACTCAGTTTGTTATTTGATCTCAATATGTACAGCCAGAAGGCTTGAACAACAAGGGAGATGGACCCTGGAAAATCCGTAGAGGACCAGTTCTCCAGGCTGCATCCATGCCTTCCACTGAATACAAGAATTGGGATAGTAGGTGGTGGTCCAAGTGGTTTATCATCTGCTTATGCACTGGTGAAGCTTGGTTACAGCAATGTGACCGTGTTAGAGAAGCACCATACTGTTGGTGGCATGTGTGAATCAGTCGATATTGAAGGTTAGAAATATAAGATGGTGTCTTTTATGCCTACTCTTCTATGCCTACTTTGTTATGCAATTGAGTTTGACAACATGTACTACCTTTACAGGGAAAATTTATGATCTCGGTGGCCAAGTTCTTGCTGCAAACAGCGCCCCTGTCATCTTTCACTTGGCTAAGGAGACTGGGTCTGAACTAGATGAAATGGACTCCCACAAGCTTGCGCTTATTGACAAATCAGGGCAGTATCAAGATATAAAAGTTGCAGATGATTATGTATCCGTTATCTCACTGACGTTAGAACTCCAGGTTGGTACCTAGTACCTTACACCCTGTTTAGTTTCTTGATTTCTCTGCTCGGCAATATTTATATCTCCATTTTACCTTTGATAGGATAAGGCAGCAAAGTCGGGTCGGATTGGGGTCCATGCTGTGAGTGAATATGCGTCAGACTTAACTCCTGTATATCTTGAACGTCAAGGATTTAGTTCTGTTCCCAAATCCGTGGCTTATGGATACACCGCTTCTGGTTATGGGTTTGTTCAAGACATGCCATATGCCTACATTCATGAGTTTACACGAACTTCCATGGCTGGTAAAATTCGCCGCTTCAAAGGTGGATATACAAGTTTTTGGGAGAAGATCAGTAAATCACTCCCAATGGTTCACTGCAACACCGAAGTGTTAGAAATCAGACGCTATTCTGATAGTGTTGGTGTTGATGTAAAAAGTTGTGATGGAGAAGTTAAATCTATGGAATTTGATAAGATCATCATTTCTGGTTCCTTTCCTTTGAATAGCGGAAGAATTTACAGATCACCTTCACATCCTACAGGTTTATTTATTACTCcctctccattttttttcttcgattATTATCATTGCAATTCCTTTTTATCTTCTTGATATGCCTAATAAAGAATTCTCGTAACAGAACATGGAAGTGAAGTGATGGAGATGGGTGATGTCGAGAAGGAGTTGTTTAGCAAAGTACAGACAATTGACTACTACACTACAGTTTTGAAGGTTAAAGGAATAGAACATATGCCGATTGGTTTCTTCTACTTTGAAGAATATATGAGCAATCCTGCAACAATCGGAAATCCAGTTGCAATGCAGAAATTCTATGCTGACactgatattttattattctggtCTTATGGAAATTCTGTTGATATTACGGGAACAACTGTGACAGAGCTTGCAATTGATGCTGCTAAACTTATAGGAGCAGAAGTTACGGAGGTGGTTCTCCAACGACGATTTAAGTATTTTCCTCACGTTGGCAGCCAAGGTACGCCAATGATTTGCTCTTACGCCATATCTCCCTGCCAATTAGGAAtgctaattttaattatttctatACAGAGATGAAGGATGGATTTTATGAGAAATTGGAATCTGAACTTCAAGGCTTCAGGAACACTTACTATGTTGGCGGTCTTATGGCTTTTGAACTGACCGAGAGAAATTCGTCATACGCTATGGGTTTAGTCTGCAAGCACTTTGCAAATGACAATTCTGTGCCGAAATTTCCTTATGCTAAGGTAACCCCACATCTAAGTGTTGAATTTGACGAATAATCGATCAAAATGAAATGATTGCAAATTCAAAGTTGATAAATTCCTCACTTAGTGTAAACATGTCCCTTTGCAGAGTTTGTTTTCCTCGCAACAACGGTGGGGAGGAAGCCCTAAACGCATGACTGAAGTACCAGGAGTGGAGTTCCCGAATCTGTCTTCACTCGATGGCTATCTGAAGCACTGGGGAGCTCACGGAGTCACTCAAAACAAGACACTCTATACTTGGGTTAATGAAGAAGGGGTGGTAGTGAGCCAGCGAACTTATGCAGAACTTCATGACAATGCTTCTTGCATTGCTCAAAAGCTGTTGACATGCAAGAATCCAGTAATCAGGCCTCGTGACAGGGTTCTCCTGGTCCATGTCCCAGGTCTGGACTTTGTAGATGCCTTCTTTGGGTGCTTAAGAGCAAACGTCTTACCAGTCCCAGTTCTACCTCCAGATCCTTTACAAAGAGGCGGTCAAGCACTTTTGAAGATTGAAAACATTGCTAAATCATGTGGTGCAGTGGCAATTCTTTCTACCATTAGTTATCACTGGGCTGTCCAGGCAGGTTCCGTTAAAAATATGATCTCACTGACAGCTAAAAAGCCGAAATCCTCAGGTCGTTGGCCCAATCTTCCTTGGTTACATACAGATTCTTGGATTAAGAACTCTAAGAACGTGGTTGTAGAGGAtttcaaagatgaatttgaaccacagcCCGGTGAAGTATCCTTTCTGCAGTTCACATCAGGTTCGACTGGCGATGCTAAAGGAGTCATGATAACTCACAGTGCGCTCATTCATAATGTGAAGTTGATGCGAAGGAGATACAACAGCACCTCAAGAACAGTTCTAGTTAGCTGGCTCCCTCAGTACCATGACATGGGGCTGATTGGAGGAATTTTCACAGCCCTTGTTAGTGGTGGAACTGCAGTTTTATTTTCCCCATTGACGTTCATCAAGAACCCATTATTGTGGCTCCAAATCATGAGCAAATATCAGGCTACTCACAGTGCTGGCCCCAATTTTGCCTTTGAGCTAGTCATTCGAAGGCTGGAGTCGGACAAGAACAGGAAATACGACCTTTCTTCCATGAAATTCCTGATGGTTGCTGCTGAACCAGTTAGGCAGAAAACTCTGAAAAGATTTGTCGAGCTCGCTCGTCCTTTTGGTCTTTCTCAAGAGGTGATGGCACCTGGCTACGGCTTGGCAGAAAATTGTGTGTTTGTCAGTTGTGCATATGGTGAAGGGAAGCCTATCATGGTAGATTGGCAAGGAAGAGTTTGTTGTGGGTATGTGAATCCCGGCGATGAAGATGTTGACATTAGAATAGTTGATCCAGAGAGTGGTGAGGAGCTCAAAGAAGCGGGAAAGGAAGGAGAGATATGGATCAGCAGTCCCAGTGCTGGAATTGGGTACTGGGGTAGGGAAGAACTAAGCCAGAATACTTACAGAAACAAGCTTCCTGACTATCCTGGACGTATCTACACTAGAACGGGGGATTTAGGACGAATCATTGACAGAAAATTGTTCATCACTGGAAGAATCAAGGATCTCATCATTGTAGCTGGAAGGAACATTTACTCGGCAGATGTAGAGAAGACAGTGGAGAGCGCAGCAGAAGTTGTACGTCCAGGTTGTTGCGCTGTCATTGCTGTTCCCATGGAAATCTTATCAATGAAAGGTATTTCTGTTCCAGATAATGCTGACCAGGTTGGTTTGGTCGTAATTGCGGAGGTTAGGGACGGTAAACCTGTTGGCAAGGATGTTGTTGAACAAATTCAAGCTCGTGTTGCAGAAGAACATGGGGTTACCGTTGCTTCTGTTAAGATGATCAGGCCAAAAACCATCAGTAAGACAACGTCAGGAAAAATCCAAAGATTCGAGTGCCTCCAACAGTTTACTGATGGCACATTGAATGTCGTTCCAGAACCAAttctaataaagaaaaaactgaTGCGGTCCTTCACTACTGGAACATGCAAGGAGGGAATAACCCCTCGTCCTCAGTTTGTGAGAGGTTCTCCACCACCAAGCCCCAAGATAAGTAATAATGATATTGTAGACTTCTTGAAACACCTGGTTTCCGAGCAGACTGGTATTTCAATCAACAAAATCTCAAACACTGAAAGTCTAGTGTCTTATGGAATCGATTCAATTGGTGTGGTCAGAGCAGCTCAAAAACTTTCTGACTTTCTTGGAGTGCCAGTAGGAGCTGTGGATATTTTCACTGCAACTTGCATTGCAGACTTGGCAAGCTTCTCAGAGAATCTGGTAATGAATTCTCAACCTCAACTGTCAACAACTCCATCCAATGTTCCACAGCTTGAGACTGAGACTGATTCCGCTGAGCTTGTGATGGAACTTCCCGAATCTCAGCACTTGGTGATCTGGTCTTTCCAACTTCTGGCTCTTGTTTACGTTGCTTTTATGCTCTCTATTCCCGCCTACTTATCAGTATCTGCTTTTATGAAATGCGTCTCAGCCACCCATGCATTGGTAGAAGGAATTCCCTATTTAGATTATTTGATCCTTCTGACGTTTGCTCCCCTTGCTTGGATCTTATGCATACTTTCTACCTGTGTTTCAATTGCTTTCTTGGGGAACTCTTTCTTAAAACCAAACTATGCCCTGAACCCCGAGGTTTCCATCTGGTCAGTGGATTTTGTTAAGTGGTGGGCTCTTTACAAGGCCCACGAAGTTGCTTCGAAAGTTTTGGCAGAGCATCTGCGAGGAACCATGTTCCTCAAGTATTGGTTCGAGATGCTTGGAGCTAGGATTGGATCCTCAGTTTTTCTTGATACAGTTGACATAACAGACCCGTCTCTAGtttcgattggagatggagCTGTGATCGCAGAAGGGGCTTTGATTCAAAGTCATGAAGTGAAGAATGGAGTATTAAGCTTCCTCCCAATAAGAATTGGCCAAAACTCGTCAGTTGGTCCCTACGCGGTTGTCCAAAAGGGAACAATTTTGGGAGAAGACCTTGAAGTAATGGCCTTGCAAAAATCTGGAGGCAAATCTGCTGCCGAGGCTACAAATCTTCAAAATGTAAGTGTCCTTTCTTCTGCATGTTTATCCAACCATCATGAATTCTAATCTTTTTTCTGAATCATGattagattttccttaacttgtaattattttggaattaattttttttatttccttagATATTTGACGTACAACACGGCTatatagtttatttttattaattcgTGAACGCTTTTCATGCAATGAAACTTAGAAACTAATATCAACTCAATACTTTTCTTATACATGATTCAGGGTAAAATGCTGCCAAATGTTACAAAGGAAACTGAAGATGGGGTTGTTTACCAGTTCATAGGAATCTACATAGTTGGGTTGCTTGGTACTCTTTCAGCTTCTATTGTGTACTTGGTCTACATTTGGATGTCTCAGAAGCCTCTTTCCCCTCAAGAATTTGCATTTGCTTGCTTATTTGGGGCCTTTCACTGGATGCCTTACACCGTCATAGCATATGCCACCATGTTTTCTAATGTCCCATTAGGCATAATTTACTCATCCATCTCAATGGCAGTTGCTTATTTGGCTTATGGCATAGTACTCAGCTTCCTCACAGCCGCCTTGACCCGTCTTATTTCTAGTAACCAAGGGAAAAAGACAACCCATTTTAGAATGTGGCTTTGCCACCGAATCACCATTGCCTGCCACCACAGATTTGCCAAGCTTCTGTCTGGAACCGAAGCGTTCTGCATGTACATGCGCCTTCTCGGTGCAGAGGTTGGGAAACATTGTTCTATCAGGGCCATCAACCCAATTTCAGACCCGAAATTGATTTCACTCGGTTCTGGCGTCCATCTTGGTGATTTCAGTCGGATCATTGCTGGGTATTATTCCTCCCATGGGCTTGTTAGTGGGAAAGTTGAGGTGCATGATAATTCAGTAGTTGGGAGTGAAAGTTTGGTCCTTCCTGGTTCAATTCTTCAGAAAGATGTTATTCTTGGTGCATTGTCAGTAGCACCGGTGAATTCAGTGCTCCAAGCGGGTGGTGTTTACATTGGGTCTCAAACTCCAATGATGATCAAGAACACCATGCATTCGTTGGAGGATAGAATAGAAGAGATGGACATGAAATATAAGAAAATTGTTGGTAACCTTGCTGCAAATTTGGCTGCCACAACTCTGAAGGTTAAGTCAAGATATTTCCATCGAATTGGTGTTAGTGGGAAGGGAACCTTGAAGATATATGACAACATCAAAGGCTTGCCAGACCACAAAATCTTCTACCCAGGAAAGAGCTACCCTGTCATAGTTCGGCATAGCAACAGCTTGAGTGCTGATGATGATGCAAGGATTGATGCGCGGGGTGCAGCTATAAGAATACTTTCAGATGAAAGTAGTGAGTCTTCACTCTTTGACCTGACACTGAAGACAGGAAAGGCATTCTACGCCCGCACAATTGCAGATTTTGCAACATGGCTTGTCTGTGGGCTTCCTGCACGGGAAGAGTATGTTAAGCGAACGCCACATGTGCGTGATGCAGTATGGACTTCCTTGCGCCATGCAAACTCATAtgttgaactacattattactcAAATATCTGCAGGCTGTTCCGGTTCGAAGATGGACAAGAAATGTATGTCAAGTTCAAGTTGAGGCCTTCTGATGAGAATATTAGTGAGGAAGCTGGTAAGGTGGAGCCAATTGGAATTCTTCCACCCGATACAGGTGCAATTCCGAGGAGTGATAATGATACTCGTCCTCTACTTTTCCTTGCTAAAGATTTCCAAAGCCGTGTGAATGCTGAAGGAGTCCGTTATATTTTCCAGTTACAGGTCCGGCCAGTTCCACGTGATGAAGCTGCCCGGGACATTGCACTTGACTGCACCAAACCATGGAGTGAGTCTGAGTTCCCATATATTGATGTTGGAGAGGTTAACATCAACCATAATCTATCTGCAGAACAATCAGAACAGTTGAACTTTAATCCATTTCTACGATGCCCTGAAGTGGATGTCATCCGAGCTTCATCATGCTCCCAGAGTGCTTCGATTGATCATGGACGTTCATTGATCTATGAGATATGCCAGCACCTGAGGAACGGTGCACCCCTTCCAGAGGCTTGGAAAATCTTCCTAGAGCAGTCCGATGTCAAAGTAGACCTTTCGGGTTGTCCAATGGCAGTATCATTGATGAAGAAAGATGCGCAAAAAGTGACGTTGGAAAGAACTTTGTTTCAGGCTCTATGGGCCACTTTTGCTCAACCTCTACTACAAACAGTGCTGCCTCATTTCCTGCTGGCATTAGTAATCTACGCTCCTTTGAACTGGACTCTGCACATGAACAATACTCAAAAAATCGCTCTACATTGGTTGTTTCCATTGTTTTGGGTTTCTTCTGG contains the following coding sequences:
- the LOC137743237 gene encoding uncharacterized protein; this encodes MPYTVIAYATMFSNVPLGIIYSSISMAVAYLAYGIVLSFLTAALTRLISSNQGKKTTHFRMWLCHRITIACHHRFAKLLSGTEAFCMYMRLLGAEVGKHCSIRAINPISDPKLISLGSGVHLGDFSRIIAGYYSSHGLVSGKVEVHDNSVVGSESLVLPGSILQKDVILGALSVAPVNSVLQAGGVYIGSQTPMMIKNTMHSLEDRIEEMDMKYKKIVGNLAANLAATTLKVKSRYFHRIGVSGKGTLKIYDNIKGLPDHKIFYPGKSYPVIVRHSNSLSADDDARIDARGAAIRILSDESSESSLFDLTLKTGKAFYARTIADFATWLVCGLPAREEYVKRTPHVRDAVWTSLRHANSYVELHYYSNICRLFRFEDGQEMYVKFKLRPSDENISEEAGKVEPIGILPPDTGAIPRSDNDTRPLLFLAKDFQSRVNAEGVRYIFQLQVRPVPRDEAARDIALDCTKPWSESEFPYIDVGEVNINHNLSAEQSEQLNFNPFLRCPEVDVIRASSCSQSASIDHGRSLIYEICQHLRNGAPLPEAWKIFLEQSDVKVDLSGCPMAVSLMKKDAQKVTLERTLFQALWISVGEGGFVGSRAIAMPGVRVEVGGSLSALSLAMKEEIIMSR